A window of the Acidithiobacillus thiooxidans ATCC 19377 genome harbors these coding sequences:
- a CDS encoding PilZ domain-containing protein, whose product MGLTSDDTELGMMLPLRSGLSIAEYQQTLVEEFGEAVFENIPAMLCSERSAEGLGDAVIFSADSNDSGAHFYFDGCESESLLFRLKGVLAREDYKKALIFVELGDFIFMFFSDLKYLFEGRYYFDVPRMIYRRASRRAKRVRLEGAITLRKAGGAEMVGQLHDFSPSGASFYAPRDSYKPGDNVLAEFTIADCGTCETVVTVVRVQEEGAPAGQCLVGIRMSLTRDQKKRAEHLYLCKKAEEIQKRPEYSRNTRIF is encoded by the coding sequence ATGGGACTGACTTCTGACGATACGGAGTTGGGTATGATGCTGCCGCTGAGAAGCGGGCTCAGTATTGCAGAATATCAGCAAACTCTAGTGGAGGAGTTTGGTGAAGCTGTCTTTGAAAATATTCCGGCGATGCTCTGTTCTGAGCGGTCTGCGGAGGGGCTGGGAGACGCCGTAATTTTTTCGGCTGACAGTAATGATTCTGGCGCACACTTTTATTTTGATGGCTGTGAATCGGAGAGTCTGCTTTTCCGCTTGAAGGGTGTCCTGGCTCGGGAAGACTATAAGAAAGCCCTGATTTTTGTTGAATTGGGTGACTTTATTTTTATGTTTTTTTCGGATCTGAAATACTTGTTTGAAGGTCGCTATTATTTTGATGTGCCGCGTATGATCTACCGCAGAGCCTCGCGCAGAGCCAAACGGGTACGACTGGAAGGCGCTATTACCTTACGCAAGGCGGGTGGTGCTGAGATGGTGGGACAACTGCACGATTTCAGTCCCAGCGGTGCCAGCTTTTATGCGCCCAGAGATTCATACAAGCCCGGTGATAATGTGCTTGCTGAGTTTACCATTGCGGACTGCGGAACCTGTGAAACGGTGGTTACAGTTGTTCGCGTTCAAGAAGAAGGGGCTCCAGCAGGTCAATGTTTGGTCGGAATCCGGATGTCTCTCACCCGCGATCAAAAAAAACGTGCCGAGCACTTGTATTTATGTAAAAAGGCCGAGGAAATTCAGAAGCGACCGGAATATTCCAGAAACACACGCATTTTTTAA
- the ettA gene encoding energy-dependent translational throttle protein EttA: MAQYVFTMNHLSKTVPPKRALLKDISLSFFPGAKIGVLGLNGSGKSTLMKIMAGVDREFEGEALPMPDLKIGYLPQEPDVDPNKTVRQVVEEGLGEIIDAQQQLEAVYAAYAEPDADFDALAAEQGRLEAIVAASDGHQAELQMEVAADALRLAPWDALVGPLSGGEKRRIALCRLLISRPDMLLLDEPTNHLDAESVDWLEQYLQRFSGTVVAVTHDRYFLDNAAEWILELDRGRGFPYKGNYSAWLEQKEKRLEQEARSEASRLKAMQQELEWVRQNAKGRQSKSKARLARFEELSSYEYQTRNETSEIFIPVAERLGNEVIEFKEVSKGFGDKLLFENLSFKIPPGAIVGVIGPNGAGKSTFFRMIIGQEQADSGEVSIGATVKLAYVDQSRDALAAKNNVWEEISGGLDILTVGKFEIQSRAYCGRFNFKGNDQQKLVGQLSGGERGRLHLAKTLIAGGNVLLLDEPSNDLDVETLRALEDALLEFAGSVLVISHDRWFLDRIATHIIAFEGDGHVEFFAGNYHEYEADKKRRLGEEGAKPHRLRFKPIVR, translated from the coding sequence ATGGCCCAATATGTATTTACCATGAATCACCTGAGTAAAACCGTACCGCCCAAGCGTGCGCTGCTCAAAGACATCTCTCTGTCTTTTTTCCCCGGAGCGAAAATCGGGGTTTTGGGGCTGAATGGCTCGGGGAAATCCACCTTGATGAAAATCATGGCCGGCGTGGATCGGGAGTTTGAGGGCGAAGCCCTGCCCATGCCGGACCTGAAAATTGGCTATCTGCCTCAGGAGCCCGATGTCGATCCCAACAAGACCGTGCGTCAGGTGGTGGAGGAAGGACTCGGCGAAATCATCGATGCGCAGCAACAGCTCGAAGCTGTCTATGCCGCTTATGCCGAACCGGACGCCGATTTTGATGCCCTGGCCGCCGAGCAGGGACGACTGGAAGCCATTGTCGCCGCCAGTGACGGGCACCAGGCAGAACTGCAGATGGAAGTAGCCGCTGATGCTTTGCGCCTGGCCCCCTGGGATGCGTTGGTGGGCCCGCTTTCCGGTGGGGAAAAGCGCCGTATTGCCCTGTGCCGCCTGCTGATCAGCCGTCCCGACATGCTTCTCCTCGACGAGCCCACCAACCATCTGGATGCCGAGTCAGTCGATTGGCTGGAACAGTATCTGCAGCGCTTCAGCGGGACAGTGGTGGCGGTCACCCATGACCGCTATTTCCTGGACAACGCTGCCGAATGGATTCTGGAGCTGGATCGCGGCCGTGGCTTTCCCTATAAAGGTAATTACTCAGCCTGGCTGGAGCAGAAAGAAAAACGTCTGGAACAGGAAGCACGCAGCGAAGCTTCGCGCCTCAAAGCCATGCAACAGGAACTGGAATGGGTCCGTCAGAATGCCAAGGGCCGGCAAAGCAAGAGCAAGGCGCGTCTGGCCCGCTTTGAAGAACTCAGCTCCTACGAATACCAGACGCGCAATGAAACTTCGGAAATTTTCATTCCCGTTGCCGAGCGACTGGGTAATGAAGTCATTGAATTCAAGGAGGTCAGCAAAGGCTTCGGCGACAAGCTCCTGTTTGAGAATCTCAGCTTCAAGATTCCTCCGGGGGCCATCGTCGGCGTGATTGGTCCGAACGGCGCCGGCAAGTCCACTTTTTTCCGGATGATCATCGGTCAGGAGCAGGCTGACAGCGGTGAAGTAAGCATCGGCGCTACCGTCAAACTGGCCTACGTGGATCAGTCCCGCGATGCCCTGGCAGCCAAAAACAATGTCTGGGAAGAAATTTCGGGAGGCCTGGATATTCTCACCGTTGGTAAATTCGAGATCCAGTCCCGCGCCTATTGTGGTCGCTTCAATTTCAAGGGGAACGACCAGCAGAAACTGGTGGGCCAGTTGTCGGGTGGGGAGCGCGGTCGCCTGCATCTTGCGAAAACGCTGATTGCCGGTGGTAACGTGCTGCTGCTGGACGAACCGTCTAATGATCTGGATGTGGAAACCTTGCGGGCCCTGGAAGATGCCCTGCTGGAATTTGCCGGTAGCGTCCTGGTCATTTCTCATGATCGCTGGTTTCTGGATCGAATCGCCACCCATATCATCGCCTTTGAGGGCGATGGTCATGTCGAATTTTTTGCCGGCAACTACCATGAATACGAAGCCGACAAAAAGCGTCGCCTGGGTGAAGAGGGGGCCAAACCCCATCGCTTGCGCTTCAAGCCGATTGTTCGCTGA
- the yidD gene encoding membrane protein insertion efficiency factor YidD: protein MSARRAAVLAVRTYQYAISPLLGHHCRFYPTCSEYTCQAIERYGIAKGSWLGIKRIGRCHPWHAGGVDPVP, encoded by the coding sequence ATGAGCGCGCGCCGCGCAGCCGTGCTGGCGGTTCGTACCTATCAATATGCCATCAGTCCCTTGCTGGGCCATCATTGCCGCTTTTATCCGACCTGCTCCGAATATACCTGTCAGGCCATTGAACGCTATGGCATCGCCAAGGGTTCGTGGCTGGGTATCAAACGTATCGGCCGCTGCCATCCCTGGCACGCGGGCGGTGTTGATCCCGTTCCTTAA
- a CDS encoding AAA family ATPase translates to MIRSVQIDGFKSIVSQTIELGRVNCFIGANGVGKSNILEAIGVLGAAASGKVDDESLLRRGVRPGVPRLYKTSFESASVPVHIGLSAESGSNANTASYRVSLLNPLDNPEPAWSFKTERLTSGNDEIVSDGVRNRRNLTPTAGLAALKLVEVPTDSPAAELMQRLQNFSIYSPNTPTLRAMVSDPQSRNPVGLAGGRLAEGFAEFRKSVLDSDDELLDSVFELVDWVADIQTTSSAGSLLSPSVARTKEVLKFTDRFMRKSRNTLTAYDASEGALYVLFCAILCLSPHAPKLFAIDNLDQALNPRLVGRLTAKLSGWLARGDAQRQLLFTAHNPAVLDGLDLTDSEIRLFAVERNSEGYTVVRRIEISAELRAMNEQYPLSRLWLMGNLGAMPNV, encoded by the coding sequence ATGATCCGCAGCGTTCAGATTGATGGTTTCAAATCCATCGTGTCGCAAACCATAGAACTGGGGCGGGTGAACTGTTTTATCGGTGCCAATGGGGTGGGGAAAAGTAATATCCTGGAGGCAATTGGTGTGCTCGGCGCAGCCGCTAGCGGCAAAGTGGACGATGAATCCCTGCTGCGTCGCGGTGTTCGCCCAGGTGTACCCCGGCTCTACAAGACTTCATTTGAATCGGCGAGCGTCCCGGTGCATATCGGTTTGAGTGCGGAAAGTGGTAGCAACGCCAATACGGCCAGCTATCGGGTGTCGCTGCTGAACCCGCTGGATAATCCGGAGCCCGCTTGGTCGTTCAAAACTGAGCGACTGACCAGCGGGAATGATGAAATTGTCTCCGATGGCGTGCGTAACAGGCGCAACCTGACGCCCACAGCAGGATTAGCTGCGTTGAAACTGGTGGAGGTGCCGACCGACAGTCCAGCTGCCGAATTGATGCAGCGGCTGCAGAACTTCTCAATTTACTCGCCTAATACGCCGACCTTGCGGGCGATGGTGAGCGATCCGCAATCGCGCAATCCAGTGGGACTGGCGGGCGGACGCTTGGCCGAGGGATTTGCCGAGTTTCGTAAGTCGGTGCTCGACAGTGACGATGAGTTATTGGATAGCGTCTTCGAGCTGGTGGATTGGGTCGCCGATATTCAAACCACTTCATCTGCCGGATCACTCTTGTCGCCCTCTGTGGCACGCACCAAGGAGGTGCTGAAGTTCACCGACCGATTCATGCGCAAAAGTCGCAATACTTTGACGGCTTATGATGCGAGTGAGGGGGCGCTATATGTGTTGTTCTGCGCCATTCTGTGCCTGTCGCCCCATGCCCCCAAATTGTTTGCTATCGATAATCTGGATCAGGCATTGAACCCCCGGCTGGTTGGGCGTTTGACGGCCAAGCTTTCCGGTTGGTTGGCGCGAGGCGATGCGCAGAGGCAATTGTTGTTCACCGCGCACAATCCAGCCGTGCTCGACGGTTTGGATTTGACTGACTCCGAAATCAGATTGTTTGCAGTGGAGCGCAACAGTGAGGGGTACACGGTCGTGCGCCGAATTGAAATCAGTGCCGAATTGCGGGCGATGAATGAGCAATATCCTTTATCACGATTGTGGCTGATGGGTAATTTGGGGGCCATGCCGAATGTCTGA
- the rnpA gene encoding ribonuclease P protein component: protein MHPAQAHPHRFTREDRLRQKALIQRTIKQGRKKVFPELVMYTLPNTVSHPRLGLAVSRKVGNAVIRNRVKRRLREAFRLQQTRSAGQDVMVVARNGARQLSMRVMGGYFRQLLGKA, encoded by the coding sequence ATGCATCCGGCGCAGGCGCATCCTCATCGCTTTACCCGCGAGGATCGCCTCCGTCAGAAAGCGTTGATTCAGCGCACCATTAAACAAGGGCGCAAAAAAGTTTTTCCCGAGTTGGTCATGTATACCCTCCCCAATACTGTTTCTCATCCCCGGCTGGGTTTGGCCGTGAGCCGCAAGGTAGGTAACGCCGTCATTCGTAACCGGGTCAAACGTCGTCTGCGCGAGGCCTTTCGCCTGCAGCAAACGCGCTCGGCAGGACAGGATGTCATGGTGGTTGCCCGGAATGGGGCCAGACAACTCAGTATGCGCGTTATGGGTGGTTATTTCCGGCAACTGCTGGGGAAAGCATGA
- a CDS encoding restriction endonuclease subunit S — MSELPVGWVTAALEDVAKWSSGGTPSRSNPSYYAGTIPWLKTGELGPPIVVQTEESISEEAVANSSAKVFPKGSVAVAMYGATIGKASMLGIDAATNQACAVGIPDAVKTKFLYYFLVSQSKAFVDAGKGGAQPNISQGIVKSWEISLPPFQEQTRIVEKLEELLSDLDAGVAELKAAQKKLAQYRQSLLKAAVEGTLTAEWRQQHLPTETGVQLLQRILTERRARWEAKQLAKFKEQDKTPPKDWQKKYPEPVQPDTSGLPELPQGWVWASVDQLSPDDLANGRSVPTAENGAKVLRLTAIKAGAVDLHEHKLGAWSSEEAAPFAVSEGDLLIVRGNGSLTLVGRAGLVGSVDEQVAYPDTMIRLRVVEAVVSPAWIGLVWDSHVVRSHLERRARTSAGIYKIAQPDIVSATVPVPGLAEQVLIRQALAQQFEQLAAMESAMETGLKQSAAQRQNILRAAFSGHLVPQDPADEPASVLLARIRAERAERDTLKMPRRSKAKEPA, encoded by the coding sequence GTGAGTGAGTTGCCGGTTGGATGGGTAACTGCAGCCCTAGAAGATGTCGCCAAGTGGTCTTCCGGCGGTACTCCATCGAGGTCCAATCCCAGCTACTACGCAGGCACGATTCCCTGGCTGAAAACCGGCGAGCTTGGGCCGCCAATCGTGGTTCAAACTGAAGAGAGCATTTCTGAAGAGGCAGTTGCAAACTCAAGCGCTAAGGTTTTTCCGAAGGGATCCGTCGCGGTTGCGATGTATGGCGCAACTATCGGAAAAGCTTCAATGCTTGGGATCGATGCAGCGACGAACCAAGCGTGTGCGGTAGGCATCCCCGATGCAGTCAAGACCAAGTTTCTCTACTACTTTCTAGTCTCCCAAAGTAAGGCGTTTGTTGATGCTGGGAAGGGCGGGGCACAACCCAACATATCGCAGGGCATCGTCAAGTCATGGGAAATTTCACTGCCTCCGTTCCAAGAGCAAACCCGCATCGTCGAAAAACTCGAAGAACTGCTCTCCGACCTCGATGCCGGGGTGGCCGAGCTCAAGGCCGCGCAGAAGAAGCTGGCGCAATACCGCCAGTCGCTGCTCAAGGCCGCCGTGGAAGGCACGCTCACCGCCGAGTGGCGGCAACAGCACCTGCCCACCGAGACGGGCGTGCAACTGCTGCAACGCATCCTCACCGAACGCCGCGCCCGCTGGGAAGCCAAGCAACTCGCCAAGTTCAAGGAACAAGACAAAACCCCGCCCAAAGACTGGCAAAAAAAATACCCCGAACCGGTGCAACCCGACACCAGCGGTTTGCCGGAACTGCCGCAGGGGTGGGTGTGGGCGAGTGTGGATCAGTTGTCACCGGATGACTTGGCTAACGGGCGATCAGTCCCGACGGCAGAGAATGGCGCGAAGGTGCTGAGACTGACTGCGATCAAGGCAGGTGCGGTTGACCTGCATGAACACAAGCTGGGCGCTTGGTCTTCGGAGGAAGCTGCTCCGTTCGCTGTGAGTGAAGGGGATTTGCTGATCGTGCGTGGCAATGGCTCGCTCACTTTGGTTGGCCGCGCAGGGCTCGTGGGGTCTGTCGATGAGCAAGTGGCCTATCCGGACACCATGATTCGGTTGCGAGTTGTGGAGGCGGTGGTCAGCCCCGCTTGGATTGGTCTGGTTTGGGATTCACATGTAGTGCGAAGCCACTTAGAGCGCCGTGCCAGAACTTCGGCGGGCATCTACAAGATCGCCCAGCCAGACATCGTCAGCGCCACAGTTCCCGTGCCGGGACTCGCTGAACAGGTGCTAATCCGACAAGCACTTGCACAGCAGTTTGAGCAACTCGCGGCAATGGAGTCAGCGATGGAGACAGGTCTCAAACAATCCGCCGCCCAACGCCAGAACATCCTCCGCGCCGCCTTCTCCGGCCACCTCGTGCCGCAAGACCCGGCCGACGAACCCGCCAGCGTGCTGCTGGCTCGCATCCGCGCTGAGCGGGCGGAGCGTGATACATTGAAAATGCCTCGCAGAAGCAAGGCGAAGGAGCCAGCGTGA
- a CDS encoding type I restriction-modification enzyme R subunit C-terminal domain-containing protein, which translates to MTPETKARQQIDQKLEQAGWVIQDVKQINLGAAVGVAVREYPTDTGPADYVLFVNRNAVGVIEAKKDSAGENITVTEKQTERYATAALKWRKDNTPLRFLIEATGQIIRFTDNADPAPRSREIFHFFKPETFAAWLGQPDTLRRRLAERMPVLPERNLRDCQISAVTGLEQSLAQNKPRALVHMATGAGKTFTAITAVYRLLKFGGARRILFLVDTRNLGKQAHQEFMAYTPPDDGRKFTELYNVQRLSSPSIDPHAQVCISTIQRMYSILSGEPIDESAEDLSLNEVQQTAAQQKLVRYNPAVPVETFGFIVIDECHRSIYNLWKQVLDYFDASLIGLTATPDKRTFGFFNENIVAEYTYEQSVADGVNVGYDVYEIETDITQRGAELKAKEWVDHRDRATRKKRWSETDEDTAYTGKELDRSVVNLSQIRQVIQAMKTAVETQIFPSRRETPKTLIFAKTDSHADDIINILREVYGQGNAFCKKVTYRAEEDADSILSSFRNDYNPRIAVTVDMIATGTDVKPLEVLLFMRDVRSKGYYEQMKGRGVRSLDGDSLKRVSNSADGAKARFVLIDAVGVEKSLKTESRPLEKKSGVALKDLLQGVAMGSLDDDTVLSLANRLVRLAKQLDDKAQARIEQASGGVSVAALGKGLIVALDPDAIVQTALANAQAQGKTASEDALLPAEIDAARAQRVAAACAPFDRPELRDAIDNARREREQLIDHINLDQVTFSGFSEQAEGEAREVIQRFADYIQQHKDEIAALDFFYQQPYQRRALTFAMIEDLHERLSKPPLMLTTERLWSAYARAQAGQVKGSESRRQLTDLISLVRFALGLDGELKPFADEVDKRFQTWIFRHNAQRATAFTPEQTDWLRLMKDHIASSCSIARDDFDYAELADKGGLQRVWQVFGSELDGLMDEMNRELVA; encoded by the coding sequence ATGACTCCAGAAACTAAGGCACGTCAACAAATCGACCAGAAGCTGGAGCAGGCCGGTTGGGTGATCCAAGACGTGAAGCAGATCAACCTCGGCGCAGCGGTGGGTGTCGCCGTGCGCGAATACCCTACCGATACCGGCCCTGCGGATTACGTGCTGTTCGTCAACCGTAATGCCGTGGGCGTCATCGAGGCCAAGAAAGACAGCGCGGGTGAAAATATCACTGTCACCGAAAAGCAAACCGAGCGCTATGCCACCGCAGCCCTCAAATGGCGCAAGGACAACACCCCGCTGCGTTTTTTGATTGAGGCTACCGGCCAGATCATCCGCTTCACCGACAACGCCGACCCCGCGCCACGTTCTCGGGAAATTTTCCATTTTTTCAAGCCAGAAACGTTCGCCGCATGGTTGGGTCAGCCCGACACCCTGCGCCGCCGCCTGGCCGAGCGCATGCCCGTCTTGCCCGAACGCAACCTGCGCGATTGCCAGATCAGCGCCGTCACCGGGCTGGAGCAATCGCTGGCGCAGAACAAGCCCCGCGCCTTGGTGCACATGGCCACTGGCGCGGGCAAAACCTTCACCGCCATCACCGCCGTGTATCGCCTGCTCAAGTTTGGCGGCGCCAGGCGCATCCTGTTTCTGGTGGATACGCGCAACCTCGGCAAACAGGCGCATCAGGAATTCATGGCCTACACGCCGCCGGATGACGGCCGCAAGTTCACCGAGCTGTACAACGTGCAGCGTCTCAGCAGCCCCAGCATCGACCCGCACGCGCAGGTGTGCATCAGCACCATCCAGCGCATGTATTCCATCCTCAGCGGCGAGCCGATCGACGAATCCGCCGAGGACCTGTCGCTCAACGAGGTGCAGCAGACGGCGGCGCAGCAAAAGCTGGTGCGCTACAACCCCGCCGTGCCGGTGGAAACCTTCGGCTTCATCGTCATCGACGAATGCCACCGCAGCATCTACAACCTGTGGAAGCAGGTGCTCGACTATTTCGACGCCAGCCTCATCGGGCTCACCGCCACGCCGGACAAGCGCACCTTCGGCTTTTTCAACGAGAACATCGTCGCCGAATACACCTACGAGCAATCCGTGGCCGATGGCGTCAACGTCGGCTATGACGTGTACGAGATCGAAACCGACATCACCCAAAGGGGCGCCGAGCTGAAGGCCAAAGAATGGGTGGACCACCGCGACCGCGCCACGCGCAAAAAGCGCTGGAGCGAAACCGATGAAGACACCGCCTATACCGGCAAGGAACTCGACCGCTCCGTGGTCAACTTGAGCCAGATTCGTCAGGTCATCCAGGCGATGAAAACCGCCGTGGAAACGCAGATTTTTCCCAGCCGCCGCGAGACGCCCAAAACCCTCATCTTCGCCAAAACCGACAGCCACGCCGACGACATCATCAACATCCTGCGCGAGGTCTACGGCCAGGGCAACGCCTTCTGCAAAAAGGTCACATACCGCGCCGAGGAAGACGCCGACAGCATCCTCAGCAGCTTTCGCAACGACTACAACCCGCGCATCGCTGTCACCGTGGACATGATCGCCACCGGCACCGACGTGAAGCCCTTGGAAGTGCTGCTGTTCATGCGCGACGTGCGCAGCAAGGGCTACTACGAACAGATGAAAGGCCGTGGTGTGCGCAGCCTCGACGGCGACAGTCTCAAGCGCGTCAGCAACAGTGCGGACGGCGCCAAAGCCCGCTTTGTGCTGATCGACGCCGTGGGCGTGGAGAAATCGCTGAAAACCGAAAGCCGCCCGCTGGAGAAAAAGTCCGGCGTGGCGCTCAAAGACCTGCTGCAGGGCGTGGCGATGGGCAGCCTCGACGACGACACCGTACTCAGCCTCGCCAACCGTCTCGTGCGCCTGGCCAAGCAGCTCGACGACAAGGCGCAGGCGCGCATCGAACAAGCCAGCGGCGGCGTTTCCGTGGCCGCCCTCGGCAAAGGGCTGATCGTCGCGCTCGACCCCGACGCCATCGTGCAAACCGCGTTGGCCAATGCCCAGGCCCAAGGCAAAACCGCCAGCGAAGACGCCCTGCTGCCCGCAGAAATCGACGCCGCCCGCGCCCAGCGCGTGGCCGCCGCCTGCGCGCCCTTCGACCGCCCCGAACTGCGCGACGCCATCGACAACGCCCGCCGCGAGCGCGAGCAGCTCATCGACCACATCAACCTCGATCAAGTCACCTTCAGCGGTTTTTCCGAGCAGGCCGAAGGCGAAGCCCGCGAGGTCATTCAACGCTTTGCCGACTACATCCAGCAGCACAAGGACGAAATCGCCGCCCTCGATTTTTTCTACCAGCAGCCCTACCAGCGCCGCGCCCTCACCTTCGCCATGATCGAAGACCTGCACGAGCGCCTGAGCAAACCCCCGCTCATGCTCACCACCGAACGCCTGTGGAGCGCCTACGCCCGCGCGCAAGCCGGGCAGGTGAAAGGCAGCGAGTCCCGCCGCCAGCTCACCGACCTCATCAGCCTGGTGCGCTTTGCGCTGGGGCTGGACGGTGAACTCAAACCCTTCGCCGACGAGGTGGACAAGCGCTTCCAGACCTGGATCTTCCGCCACAACGCCCAGCGCGCCACCGCCTTCACGCCCGAACAAACCGACTGGCTGCGCCTGATGAAAGACCACATCGCCAGCAGTTGCAGCATCGCCCGCGACGATTTTGATTACGCCGAACTGGCCGACAAAGGCGGGCTGCAGCGCGTGTGGCAGGTGTTCGGCAGCGAACTGGATGGACTGATGGATGAGATGAATCGGGAGTTGGTGGCGTGA
- a CDS encoding HsdM family class I SAM-dependent methyltransferase, protein MNTSTLVQKVWNFCHTLRDDGVGYGDYLEQLTYLLFLKLAHEYAQEPYNRDTQIPPGFDWASLRGKTGEPLEAHYLATLHKLGLEPGMLGAIFFKAQNKIQDPAKLSRLVQMIDAENWISLDTDTKGDLYEGLLQKNAEDTKSGAGQYFTPRALIEAMVTCVRPEPMKTIADPACGTGGFFLGAYNWLTRPGAQLNKAQKEFLRDQTFHGNEIVPNTRRMCLMNLFLHSIGELDGEPLVERSDALISEPRRTVDYVLANPPFGKKSSMTITNEDGEEDRDALTYERQDFWETTSNKQLNFLQHIVSMLKLDGKAAVVLPDNVLFEGGAGEKIRKKLLETCDVHTILRLPTGIFYAQGVKANVVFFDAKPKDGKVHTQGVWFYDLRTNKHFTLKTRTLKLEDLQDFITCYHPENRHERVATERFRFFSYDELMARDKASLDIFWLKDDSLDDLAELPPPDVLQQEIIDHLEAALASFRDVALKLR, encoded by the coding sequence ATGAACACCTCCACACTTGTCCAGAAAGTCTGGAACTTCTGCCACACCCTGCGCGATGACGGGGTGGGCTATGGCGATTACCTCGAACAGCTCACCTACCTGCTGTTCCTGAAGCTGGCGCACGAGTACGCGCAAGAGCCTTATAACCGCGACACGCAGATTCCGCCGGGGTTCGACTGGGCCAGCCTGCGCGGCAAGACGGGTGAGCCGCTGGAGGCGCATTACCTCGCCACCCTGCACAAGCTGGGGCTGGAGCCGGGTATGTTGGGTGCGATCTTTTTCAAGGCGCAAAACAAGATTCAGGACCCGGCCAAGCTGTCACGCCTGGTGCAGATGATCGACGCGGAAAACTGGATCAGCCTGGACACCGACACCAAGGGCGACCTGTACGAAGGGCTGCTGCAAAAGAATGCGGAAGACACCAAAAGCGGCGCGGGGCAGTATTTCACGCCGCGCGCGCTGATCGAGGCGATGGTGACCTGCGTGCGCCCCGAGCCGATGAAGACCATTGCCGACCCGGCCTGTGGCACCGGCGGTTTTTTTCTGGGTGCCTACAACTGGCTGACGCGCCCGGGCGCGCAACTGAACAAGGCGCAAAAAGAGTTTCTGCGCGACCAGACCTTTCACGGCAACGAGATCGTGCCCAATACGCGCCGCATGTGCCTGATGAATCTGTTCTTGCACAGCATTGGCGAGCTGGATGGCGAGCCGCTGGTGGAGCGTTCGGATGCGCTGATTTCCGAGCCCAGGCGCACGGTGGACTATGTGCTGGCCAATCCGCCCTTCGGCAAGAAGAGCAGCATGACCATCACCAACGAGGATGGCGAGGAGGACCGCGACGCGCTGACCTACGAGCGCCAGGACTTCTGGGAAACCACCTCGAACAAGCAGCTCAATTTTTTGCAGCACATCGTCAGCATGTTGAAGCTGGACGGCAAGGCCGCCGTGGTGCTGCCTGACAATGTGTTGTTCGAGGGCGGCGCGGGCGAAAAAATCCGCAAGAAGCTGCTGGAAACCTGCGATGTACACACCATCCTGCGCCTGCCGACGGGCATTTTCTACGCGCAGGGCGTGAAGGCCAACGTGGTGTTTTTCGACGCCAAACCCAAGGACGGCAAGGTGCATACCCAGGGCGTGTGGTTCTACGACCTGCGCACCAACAAGCATTTCACCCTGAAAACCCGCACCTTGAAGCTGGAAGATTTGCAGGATTTCATCACTTGCTACCATCCAGAAAACCGCCATGAGCGAGTTGCCACAGAGCGGTTCAGATTTTTCAGCTACGACGAGTTGATGGCCCGCGACAAGGCTAGCCTGGACATCTTCTGGTTGAAGGACGACAGCCTGGACGACCTGGCCGAACTGCCACCGCCGGATGTATTGCAGCAGGAGATCATCGACCATCTGGAAGCCGCATTGGCTTCGTTCCGGGATGTGGCCCTCAAACTTCGCTGA
- the rpmH gene encoding 50S ribosomal protein L34, with protein MKRTFQPSITHRKRTHGFRARMATKSGRLVLKRRRAKGRQRLCP; from the coding sequence ATGAAGCGTACTTTTCAACCCAGCATTACCCATCGCAAGCGGACTCACGGCTTTCGTGCCCGCATGGCGACCAAGTCCGGGCGTCTTGTTCTGAAACGTCGGCGCGCCAAGGGCCGTCAGCGTCTCTGTCCGTAA